The genomic window ACGCCATTCTATGCTGCTAAATATAAagatgaaccaaaattaaaacatatacaagAGCAACAAAGTCTAAAGGTTCCTGACATAGGTCagacacaaaaatgcggcgggtttaaacTGGTTTTATTCACGCCCATCATATCCCCTtcatctctagccaatgtataagacatatataattttaacatcCTCAATTATAAGTGTCACTGACAAACAATAAATTTTGCGGTCCCTAACGAATATTGCCCGGCTCTGCAGCTGCCTCAAAAAGCCCACTTTAAACGAAATCTGCAGAAGGGGTGTTTTACATATATGTACTATAGTTTAGTTGCTATCTCACTTTACGTTTAATATGACGGTGCtatgtatgaaatttaataataattaaactgcaAGCCATCTGCTGTATTTCAAAAGGCTATCTGCTTCTTCAGAAAATACTGTACGTAGTTATTATAGATCTagtccattttatttttacaagagaCTCAGATAAAGTTCAAAccacaaaaataatcaacaacactGTGTACAATTCTATAAGCAATCATCATTCTAAAAAGTtatacagttacaccaaaaaGTTAAAAGTCCAAATTTTTACGCaattcgacttttgtaactcgcaactcgactttcttaactcgcaactcgacttttgtaactcgcaactcgactttctttactcgcaactcgactttcttaattcgcaactcgacttttgtaactcgcaactcgactttgtaactcgcaactcgactttcgtaactcgaaACTCGACTTTCtcaactcgcaactcgacttttgtaactcgcaactcgacttttgtaacttgcaactcgactttcgtaactcgcaactcgactttcgtaactcgcaactcgacttttgtaactcgcaactcgacttttgtaactcgcaactcgactttcgtaactcgcaactcgactttcgtaactcgcaactcgacttttttaactcgcaactcgactcgcaactcgacttttgtaactcgcaactcgacttttgtaacttgcaactcgactttcgtaactcgcaactcgactttcgtaactcgcaactcgacttttgtaactcgcaactcgacttttgtaactcgcaactcgactttcgtaactcgcaactcgactttcgtaactcgcaactcgacttttttaactcgcaactcgactttcttaacttgCAACTCGaatttcttaactcgcaactcgatactcgacaacaagtgaatctcgcataatacacaggaaattggttgctcatttttttacctgctggttctaaagacaatattaaaggtatttccagttactaaatgttttggttgatttctaaaaaaatagtttatgtatcaaatatgcatattcaatttaccattttctgcatgtgtcatatacacatatagtgtccatatttgtccccaatatgttacatacgaggggatgccactatcggcattgccttgtttgaactgtaaaatgtgtgcactagtctgaataatcacccataattatggccatgtttactgatctatcttaaaggtaaggtaatgggttcgttgatcccttttattcaaaaagagctctttccaggagaatatcacaataatatagacaaaaggaaggatgtggggaaagcaacaaaggcggcaaaatatgacatatagaaaacaaaatggttatggagtaaacattcgtgtgacaacaactcagacgattcataaaaaatcagaataatgaataaaaagttggtttccctatatacgtgtacctgcagtgttggtgtacgaggcgcgtttatttAAAGGAACCCCAGCATGTAATGATATGAAACAATCCAGATGGAAAAGGCCTGAACATATCGCTCTTATCATAActaacatttttgtcttttcgtGTTGTTGTTGTGAATAGAAGAAATTGAATATGTTCCGACATTgtctaatataaattaaaaactctAAATTCTTTGTCACCTttaattatgttacttgatataaaaaattgacaaaaaataatattttacttgtaaaagtaaatcctgagcctgtaatagctggtcttcttgttccatttgaattaatagaaacaacgctgtcgcctttcttgttctcatagaatcatatgatatgagctccatgttttgtgaacgtctttcttaactgtcgtattggactgaccagtgcatatcgcgcatggcactttaaaaatgtattttagcgcgaaaattaacttacatttagctggatttattgccgtcgtagttccatcttgtcgccttcgtacttttattcgatggcaacacgacgggattacgaggtcttcatgaagtcgtgttgccatcgtaagaccttcgggtatcttcgtgattcattcgtgtagacatcgtaatgtcaaaactgcccgatggaaacgattgaaacacgaatgcaatacgatgtgcaaagatgcattcccggtgacattacgatattgaggatggtgatacgaactcaatacgaaccctcaacatcgggcgcaccttcggggattttttaacatgttaaaaaatttagaacccttcccgaagttgtccccgaaggctagaaaaagtggccgatggttaaagattgttaaagatggcactacgaatagcccgatctggatacgatcagccccgattttgaaaatttccattatcgtgttgccatcggagtaaaaatcgggacagtgtgacgcgggcataaaggaTAGGCGACCTATACCAAAGGGATAACTCATAagtcgacaataaactgacaaggccatggctgaAATAGAAAAAGGTCAAAAAACACACCAATAGTACACAAACAACAAGACACACCAATAGTACACAAACAACAAGACACACCAATAGTACACAAACAACAAGGCACACCAATAGTACACAAACAACAAGACACACCAATAGTACACAAACAACAAGACACACCAATAGTACACACACAACAAGACACACCAATAGTACACACACAACAAGACACACCAATAGTACACAAACAACAACattgaagactgagcaacacgaactagtctacaccaaaaactggggatgatctcagcagatcctgctctacatgtgacacccgtcgtgtttctaCTATAATATAAAATACACTGTTAAAATGTATTAATTCTCAGGGAAATTTAACCTAGTAAATTATATTATCATGCTTAATTTCGGACGATTATATAAAACTACATAACGAAGAAAACATTTTGGATTATTTTACTGTTTGGAAAACCgcgttgaaattatttttaaaagggaataaattaatttttaaatgtgaATCAAAGTTAACGTCTAATGGGGCGGTGATTATAAAAGCTAATGGGGAAAATGTGAGCTTGTTTAAATATTAGCTTTTATATCATCTCAAATTGTATTTTGGGCTTACAATCATTTTTCGATATAGatattgtatatttacaatacagATGAATATCAATTGAAAGAAAGTATTTAGAATACTTTGGCGACTTGATGATATAAGGACTTTAGATGTTTAcagcaaatatttttatttattgtgttataTCTCATTATCTCTATGGATAGTTTGGGAAggactatatataatatattgtagTATTTCTATAGAGATTTTTCATCGTGTTCTCATTTTTTCGTTTCTGTTATAACACGATTTTAAATACTATgaaaaatcattttgatttttttaaataaaattatgtaataattaaagTGAtgttatattatcaaaataaaaacggACCGTTATTTACATAAAACCATAATAGGTTTCCTAATCGAGAACAAATGTTATTCAGTTGCTGAACTACTGTAACAGAAGATTCAAGTATTTACATGTGCGCATATCTTTGCGACTTATAATTCTCAATAGTTTCGTTACTCTTCGTGTTTAGTcctcttaatacttttttttattgtgctGGTCCCTTGTTGTGCTGTTttgaattgatacatttgtacatcacTGTGCTCGTATTCCCTGAATTGTGGCTGTATATGTCTTGTACTGTATTCTGGTAATCTCTGTCATATTTTAGCAGTCACTGTGGTTGTATCGGTCCTCTTATAGATACTATTTCTCTGTTCTGTATATAGTGCTCGTGTCGCGTTTCTTTTTGCCGGGGTTGGTTTTCTACTGTGACTTGTATTAGTCGCGTTTCTTTGTGCCGGGGTTGTTTTTTTTACTGTGACTTGTATTAGTCGCGTTTCTTTTTGCCGGGGTTGTTTTTTTACGTGGACTTGTATTAGTCGCGTTTCTTTTTGCCGGGGTTGTTTTTTTACTGTGACTTGTATTAGTCGCGTTTCTTTTTGCCGGGGTTGTTTTTTTACTGTGACTTGTATTAGTCGCGTTTCTTTTTGCCGGGGTTGTTTTTTTACTGTGACTTGTATTAGTCGCGTTTCTTTTTGCCGGGGTTGTTTTTTTACTGTGACTTGTATTAGTCGCGTTTCTTTTTGCCGGGGTTGTTTTTTTACTGTGACTTGTATTAGTCGCGTTTCTTTTTGCCGGGGTTGTTTTTTTACTGTGACTTGTATTAGTCGCGTTTCTTTTTGCCGGGGTTGGTTTTTTACTGTGAGTTGTATTAGTCGCGTTTCTTTTTGCCGGGGTTGGTTTTTTACTGTGAGTTGTATTAGTCGCGTTTCTTTTTGCCGGGGTTGGTTTTTTACTGTGAGTTGTATTAGTCGCGTTTCTATAATGACTGGTGTTGTTTCGCTCCTGTATTTGTATTGACTCGGACCTCTTACGACTTTCATTGTACTATATTATGCTAGCATATATATACCTTTTGATGTTATCGTGGCGGTACTGTGTCCACCTCATTTGGTTGGACGCGTCATAATATTGTATGGGCTAAGCTAGGTCAGCTGGGCTTGGTTGTATCGCTAGTTTATAATGTGAAACTATATCATATATTTGCTTTGTTGTATCTACTACCAAGCCTGTTATTCATGTGTTTTAATTCTACTGGCAAGAGTTGAAACGAGggaaagaagtaaaaaaaaaagagcagtGTTTGGTAACTTGTGTGGTGTGTATTACTACAAATGGCAGAATAATTGTTTGACTATCAACGAAAGTAGCATCGTAAAAGATAACATAAATGCAAATTTAAATTCCAGTTGCGTTGTTCAATCCCATATGTGTTTTAACTGTATATTCATGGATACGAAGCAGCTATCAAAAACGTTGGAAAGAAGTAGTctcttatgttattacaaattgtGTCAAATCCTATTTTCTATTCGTTAAAAACATATTTGAAttgaacaaaaacatttaaatgttttatctaGTTATCTCCCATTACACAGTTATGTGTCCAAATTCTATATCCttattacttttgttttattcgagcgtcactaatgagactttttttaactaaattcgCGTTTGCCGTACAGAATTGTAAGCTTTGTGTCTATGAGTTATAGTTTGTTTTAAAGGATTAACCTTCTCGCGACTTGGCATAAAATTATGTCCTCCGTTGCAGAAATCAAATATCtatttgtatataatatactagtcgTTATTGGGAATATTATTTTTTAGCTGTTTTTCACCAGACACTTTTTGTTTTGTCATAAGGTATCATGCACCATGCTTGCattttgtcctgaacatgcatgacatatttgtcactggacgttaaggaATTAACACATGTAACGTTGTTATATGTTATCagactatatataatatataagtgaATCATAATCGTAATTGACCCGCCACTCTCATTTTCTTTAGattattaattattaatccaCTTCATACTATGATTAATCTACTTCCTACTAATTCTATAATCCGTTAATCAGGTACTACTGAATGTAAATATAACAACGTAACCTCAAGGAGCTAATAAACAAACGAGTTCAAGCATATTACATCTCGTGTGTTCATTTCACgtcattcaaaataaaatttcataagtgtaaacatatgttatatttataaaagagGAAACAATTTGGATTTTTTTACTAAGGTAAGCGACAATAATTGTGCTAAACTTCTTAGTTTTTGAAGACGATAACTGGACTCGGGAACTTGAAACTTTTTCATGTCATGTGTTAAGATAAAGAAATCGTTTTTCAAAAGGACTTATAATATATATGAAACAAAACCTCTTTAACCCTCCTTGCATTCCAGTTCCGTATGTTTAAATAGCTTGTATTTCAAGACTGCGTATACTATAAAACATGCAATAGTCCTATCAAAAATTGTCCTTTAAGATAAAATATTGCCCATCGAGATGAAATATTGTCCACCAAGATGAAGTATTGTCCACCAAGATGAAGTATTGTCCACCAAGATGAAATAATGTCCACCAATTAAGATAACATATTGTCCATCGAGATAAAATATGTCCACCAAGATCAAACATTGTCCACCAAGATAAAAATACTATCCACCAAGATCAAACATTGTCCGCAAAGATGAAATATTGTCCaccaaaataaaatattgtccatCGAGGTAAATACTGTCTACCAAGATGAACATTAGATTACGTTTCATAGATTGATACATATGGAATTTTGTCTTATTAAAGGGAGGTTATCCAACTTTATATTTTGTGAATATTAAAACATTATTTCATGATTCTTTGGAGTGTCACGAATTTTATCTCATGAAAGGGGAGTATTGAAATTTATATGTTGGACAATGATAtcatttcaatgttttatttcCATTGACATAAACTATAACTTAACCTCAGAGAAGTcataaattttcagacaaatattAATAGACAATGTTGCGCTGTGAAATATTGCAATAGACATAAATTCACAGTGAAATATTGTCCCGAAGAACATATGTAATTTTGTtcgaaagttttttttatggttGACACATACGAACATGTGAATATCTGCGTGCAGAGGGTATTGATGTTATGTGAAAATAATATACATTGAAGTTGTTCTTTTCTAACGAGATGATTATTCAGCAGGAtccaataatataaaaaaaaaaaaaaaaaaaaaaaaaaaactacagcaAGTAGTGCTATATGATAGTGTACATGACATGTAATATATAGTTGTCGGGTAGAACAATtcgttgggttttttttataatgcacTCTTCATttttaaccaaaacaaaacattaacaaCACAGAACATTAAAGTTGAAGACCGCGTTTCCTCATTTTAAACCTATATAAACATATGCATTAATTTTATTACCttcaaatttttataaatataatatttcttttttactttttaggAATAGCAGATTTCCAGTGAAGATCGGCAGTGTCAGCATTTTAAGTGTTGCGCACggattgtattgtttattttaaacttatCGTCAAAACTCCATTTTGAATATTGGTAGTTCACCTTTCCGGGAGCAGCCATCTTTTCAACGTAGGAGtttttgaaattgtataaaatttgTGCGTCAAGAATCAAGATTATGAAAAGGAAAGCAAAAATTCGAAAGACAACCATGTTAGTTTTCGGATTATACGAAGGAGAGCGATGCTCTCTAGATGTACCCATAGGGACGTTAGTTGGTAATGTGAAAAAGTTGTTTCAGGATAAATTTAACATTTACATTGATGAGTTGAATAAAAAGGATCGAAATATCCTGGTGCTTCATTATGGCGGAGCGGATTTGGAAGAATCTTGGTGTTTTACTGACCTCGGTATTCCCGCGGGGTCTACTATCAGGGTTATCATAAAGGAAGAAGTGAAACCTGTGTTGTTCATCTACTGTACGTACAACGATGAAAATATCGAAATTATTGATAAAGATTTGTCTGTCCCGTTAATGAAAATTGAGGATCTGCGCACGCTCTGTGCTAAGAAATCAGGACTTCCGGTATCGGTGTTCCGTCTTGTGTATAACAAGAAAGAACTGTATGATGATCACCAGCTCTTCGACTATGGTGTAGAGGCAGGCCAAACGATACGATTAGAAAATTGGGATGGATGGAATGAATTTATAAATCTTTGTATAATGGGATTTACTCCTCAAGTGATGGCTCAAATATCATCAGAAGAAGTCATAGCTCGATTTCAAATGAAAGTGGCATTATTTATTGCGGCACATTATGGAAACGTAGATTTAGCTAGATCGCTTATAAAGCAAGGCATCCGTTCAGATGAACAAATTGGCGAACATCCCCTCCGACAATGGATGAGAAAGGAACCACATATTGAAACAAAGAAAGCACCGGTGCACGAAGCAACTGAAAATAATCAGCTTGGTGTTTTGCGATTAATGGTTAATCACGATATCACTTGCGTGATGGCTAAAAATGGAAACGACCTTGCGCCACTTAATATCGCCTTGCGTCAAAAAGTTAAACCATGCGCCTCGTTTCTGCTAACAAGGCAATGGTCAAAGGTTTCTGTTGGTAAATTTGGTGCATTATCTGTTCAAACGTTAAGTAAAGTTAAAGAATGGGCTACCATTGCAAAAGAAAGATGTTTCGCAAAGTATGGAACAACAAGATCATCtttgaagaaaaaatcatttACTAGTGGACCACTGGTCAGTTTTGGTCTACCCGTCGTCAATGGCGTGACTGATAGCCCAATGACCGGAAAACCTCGTTCTGAACTTGGAAGCATTCGGAAGAAATCGTTGTCTGTATTTCAAGATGTATATGGAATCAACAAGGAAGATCCTGAACAATACTTTAAACAGATGTCAGCAGttacaaactataaaaatatgaaactacAGAAAAATACCAAATGGGGCAATATTCTGGATAGAACTGATATGGGGACACGATTTATCACCGGTATTAAGTCTACTATTGAAGAATCAGAAGACGAGGGATCTGCTTTACCGAAAAAGCCTGGTTCTACATTAGGAAAAATAATTGGTGCAAAACAGAGAACACTAGAGTCAATAAGTTCAATCAATGAACCTACTGGTCCCCCTGGCTCTGTTATAAGTCGTGCAAGACGGGGTACAGTTACAAGCATTTCGGAAGACGATTCAGAACCCACAAAACCGTTGAAAACAGGGATATTAGGCAAACTCAAGGGCGTTCTCGAAGCTCCAATCATAGACGAATCAAACGAAAGATCCATTAGAACTCCAGCCAAACCAGCATTCAGAAGTAAACAACTCTTATCAAAAGACCAGACTATAGAGCCTACTGAGGATACGTCAAAGAAGCCGGATCTGACTGAAAAGTCGAAACTTGATGATAAGGAAACTGAAAACAAGGGAACTTTGTTGAAGCTTCCCGCAATTATAAAACGAAAGGACCAACAGACAACATCTGACGACAATGTGTTTACAGATAATACAACCGATGTAAAAGAAAACAACCCGCCTAGCCTCGGTATGAAAAACCCCAAGAATTTCTTTCAAACTCCAAATAAAGGAATAAGCAAAACATTGTCTAATTTAAAACTCGATAAAACGAAAACATCAACGATGATCTCTGAAGTACCTAGATCCCCTACTCATACCGAAAAATCAAGTGCTACCACGCAAGAGCGGAAGTCACGTAAGCGAAAGCGACTGACGTCTGCTTTATTAATTTCTCAAGCAAAAGCCTCCGATGGTGCAGTTCCGCTTCCCCTCATCAGTACAGAAAACATGAGTCGTCCATTCTTTTACTGGAACGGACTACGAGAGGAGGATTATGTTCTACCTTTACTAGATCAAGTATCGAAACACAAAGGTGCAACTTCTAGAGACCGAGCTATCAAATCGTTAACAATTGCAAATTCGTTCAAAGAAAAACCATGGCTTGCTCAAGTGCGCATGGCAACATCTTTAACATGTCATTCGTTAAGACGATCAATGCTTAGTGATATTGAAGATGACAATCAAACaatttgaaaatagatttaaatgCATTTATGTCGAACAATTCATGGTATATCATGAGTGTTTGCATGAATCCGTATTAATAATGTGTCAATGAAACCCCTATATTATTCAAGAtgcaaaagatataaaaatatatattttttgaataaacatttacTGTAAGGCCGTCATAAACTACTATATGTGTAAGGATACAGAcatgaatatatttatttatacgtTGAGGTTAGAAAAAGGGGTCattaaatttgcatttttatcTTCGAAATTTCTAAGCGAAAATCCTTTCTTTCTCTCTTTGAATAATGGGAGATTTGTGCTTTACATCATTGAGACAGATACATGCACCCAGCAAaagataaggcagcaaccatttgattttctggggggggggggggggggggggggggctatggtttttttgggaaaaaaaagtttgtttccagttt from Mytilus galloprovincialis chromosome 5, xbMytGall1.hap1.1, whole genome shotgun sequence includes these protein-coding regions:
- the LOC143076766 gene encoding uncharacterized protein LOC143076766, producing MKRKAKIRKTTMLVFGLYEGERCSLDVPIGTLVGNVKKLFQDKFNIYIDELNKKDRNILVLHYGGADLEESWCFTDLGIPAGSTIRVIIKEEVKPVLFIYCTYNDENIEIIDKDLSVPLMKIEDLRTLCAKKSGLPVSVFRLVYNKKELYDDHQLFDYGVEAGQTIRLENWDGWNEFINLCIMGFTPQVMAQISSEEVIARFQMKVALFIAAHYGNVDLARSLIKQGIRSDEQIGEHPLRQWMRKEPHIETKKAPVHEATENNQLGVLRLMVNHDITCVMAKNGNDLAPLNIALRQKVKPCASFLLTRQWSKVSVGKFGALSVQTLSKVKEWATIAKERCFAKYGTTRSSLKKKSFTSGPLVSFGLPVVNGVTDSPMTGKPRSELGSIRKKSLSVFQDVYGINKEDPEQYFKQMSAVTNYKNMKLQKNTKWGNILDRTDMGTRFITGIKSTIEESEDEGSALPKKPGSTLGKIIGAKQRTLESISSINEPTGPPGSVISRARRGTVTSISEDDSEPTKPLKTGILGKLKGVLEAPIIDESNERSIRTPAKPAFRSKQLLSKDQTIEPTEDTSKKPDLTEKSKLDDKETENKGTLLKLPAIIKRKDQQTTSDDNVFTDNTTDVKENNPPSLGMKNPKNFFQTPNKGISKTLSNLKLDKTKTSTMISEVPRSPTHTEKSSATTQERKSRKRKRLTSALLISQAKASDGAVPLPLISTENMSRPFFYWNGLREEDYVLPLLDQVSKHKGATSRDRAIKSLTIANSFKEKPWLAQVRMATSLTCHSLRRSMLSDIEDDNQTI